The uncultured Desulfobulbus sp. genome window below encodes:
- a CDS encoding Hsp20/alpha crystallin family protein — protein sequence MDPFSKKLLKELEQMQQHTGRILRTMSLPRMMSTDGGGWQPAVDIYEAEDSIYVHAELAGVVTESLKVTVDGQRISISGLRQLPDHQSIACIHQLEIELGAFQRTLTLPAAVEVEAVESTYVNGMLMVTLPKRVRKGKVTIRITPGE from the coding sequence ATGGACCCTTTTAGTAAAAAACTGTTGAAAGAGCTGGAGCAGATGCAGCAGCATACGGGACGTATTCTGCGGACCATGTCGCTCCCGCGAATGATGTCAACCGATGGTGGTGGCTGGCAGCCGGCAGTGGATATTTATGAGGCTGAGGATTCGATCTATGTCCATGCCGAACTTGCTGGTGTTGTTACCGAGAGCTTGAAGGTAACAGTGGACGGGCAACGTATCAGCATTAGTGGGCTACGGCAGTTACCGGATCATCAATCGATTGCCTGTATCCACCAGCTCGAAATAGAGCTTGGAGCCTTTCAACGGACCCTGACTTTGCCTGCGGCAGTGGAGGTTGAAGCGGTAGAATCCACCTATGTCAACGGGATGCTCATGGTGACCCTGCCCAAACGCGTGCGAAAAGGTAAGGTGACAATCAGGATAACACCTGGAGAATGA
- a CDS encoding Mrp/NBP35 family ATP-binding protein: MSSSCGGSCSSDQGGSCNSGDAKLAQQDIAINRSLGRIKNKILVMSGKGGVGKSTVAVNLALCLAKKGHKVGLMDVDLHGPDVCRMLDLKGSLIAPENPDDLIPPLAYSENLKVVSLEYMMKNRDDAIIWRGPLKIQAIRQFVADMDWGELDYLIVDAPPGTGDEPLSVAQTIPGVQAVVVTTPQAVALADVRKSINFCKAVEMPIVGVVENMSGFVCPHCGETVDIFSKGGGEQTARDFDLAFLGAVPMDPRVVIAGDSGTPYLSTDEDSVAVKAFDTVVSAVEQRLPPGPVTANPFAGGCGCSGCGSK; this comes from the coding sequence ATGAGCAGTTCATGTGGAGGTTCCTGCAGTTCCGATCAAGGTGGCAGCTGTAATTCTGGTGATGCCAAACTGGCACAACAGGATATCGCCATTAACCGTTCCCTGGGGCGGATTAAAAATAAAATCCTGGTCATGAGTGGTAAGGGTGGCGTAGGCAAGTCCACCGTCGCTGTCAACCTGGCACTGTGCCTGGCAAAAAAAGGGCACAAAGTTGGTCTGATGGATGTCGACCTGCACGGCCCGGACGTATGCCGCATGCTGGATCTGAAAGGTTCGCTCATTGCTCCGGAAAATCCCGACGACCTGATTCCGCCACTTGCATACAGCGAGAATCTCAAAGTCGTTTCCCTTGAGTACATGATGAAAAACCGCGACGACGCGATCATCTGGCGTGGACCGCTCAAAATTCAGGCTATCCGTCAGTTTGTCGCCGATATGGATTGGGGTGAGTTGGACTACCTCATTGTTGATGCCCCTCCTGGTACCGGCGACGAGCCCCTCTCGGTTGCCCAAACCATCCCTGGTGTTCAGGCCGTGGTTGTCACTACCCCCCAGGCCGTCGCCTTGGCTGATGTTCGCAAGTCCATCAACTTCTGTAAGGCGGTTGAGATGCCCATCGTGGGCGTCGTGGAGAACATGTCTGGCTTTGTCTGCCCCCATTGTGGCGAGACCGTAGATATTTTTAGCAAGGGTGGCGGCGAGCAGACAGCTCGTGATTTCGATCTGGCCTTCCTGGGTGCGGTGCCTATGGATCCGCGCGTGGTTATTGCCGGTGACTCCGGTACCCCCTACCTGTCCACCGATGAAGACAGCGTTGCCGTCAAAGCCTTTGACACCGTGGTTAGCGCGGTTGAGCAACGTCTGCCTCCAGGTCCGGTGACCGCGAACCCCTTTGCCGGTGGCTGCGGCTGTTCAGGCTGCGGTTCCAAATAA
- a CDS encoding MBL fold metallo-hydrolase, with the protein MTMLVKQLTVGMMGVCCYIVSCEQTKQAAVIDPGGDEDRILDYCNSEGLEIKYIINTHGHPDHDCGNGRLKEATGAEIVLHGDDVTYFSDPRIKEYFSGLGLPPSPPADLIIKDGDTIKIGNEKLLVIHTPGHTPGGVCLYSAPHLFTGDTLFVGAVGRTDFPGGSMRQMIDAIKERLLILPPDTIVWPGHGYGGSQSTIAREAQSNPYLDM; encoded by the coding sequence ATGACCATGCTTGTCAAACAACTCACCGTCGGCATGATGGGAGTCTGCTGTTATATCGTTTCCTGCGAACAAACCAAACAAGCCGCTGTCATTGACCCGGGCGGTGACGAAGACCGTATCCTGGACTACTGCAACAGCGAGGGATTGGAAATCAAATACATTATCAATACCCATGGTCATCCAGATCACGACTGTGGGAATGGTCGACTGAAAGAGGCCACCGGCGCGGAAATCGTTCTCCATGGCGATGATGTCACCTACTTCAGCGATCCCCGCATCAAAGAATACTTTTCAGGACTTGGATTACCCCCCTCTCCCCCGGCCGATCTGATCATCAAGGATGGCGATACCATCAAAATCGGCAATGAGAAGCTGCTGGTTATCCATACCCCCGGACACACCCCCGGAGGAGTCTGCCTCTACAGCGCCCCCCATCTCTTCACAGGCGATACCCTCTTTGTGGGAGCGGTTGGCCGCACCGATTTTCCCGGCGGCTCCATGCGCCAAATGATCGACGCCATCAAAGAGCGGTTACTCATCCTGCCGCCCGATACCATTGTCTGGCCCGGTCATGGCTATGGCGGTTCACAATCGACTATTGCCCGCGAAGCCCAGAGCAACCCCTATCTTGATATGTAA
- a CDS encoding DUF4405 domain-containing protein, translating to MTVRKITSLTLLISFLILILTSLVLFVVPEGRVAYWSDWRWLGLSKTQWGDIHTNSGFLFLFAGLLHLFYNWKPILSYLKNRVKKVQLFAPTMIIALVINVLFVAGTLLELPPFQSILNFGSSFKEAASIKYGEPPYGHAELSPLRLFATRTDMDLAAMQAALNKAKISFTGPDQTILAIAKANNLTPKAIFDAMRPVTGADATGEAMPEQPVAGIGRKSLQAICDQYSLDQKHVLTTLKAKNIVGTADQSLKDIAAANGLDPQSVYTIIYEAVSTP from the coding sequence ATGACTGTTCGTAAAATCACCTCACTTACGTTACTTATCTCTTTTCTGATTCTGATACTCACCAGCCTGGTTCTTTTTGTTGTTCCTGAGGGCCGTGTTGCCTATTGGTCTGACTGGCGCTGGCTGGGACTCAGTAAAACCCAGTGGGGCGATATCCATACCAACAGCGGCTTTCTTTTTCTTTTCGCAGGATTACTTCACCTCTTCTATAATTGGAAACCCATTCTCAGCTATCTGAAGAACCGGGTTAAAAAGGTACAGCTTTTTGCTCCAACCATGATCATTGCCCTGGTGATCAATGTATTGTTTGTTGCGGGAACCCTGCTGGAACTGCCCCCTTTTCAGTCGATCTTAAATTTTGGTTCTTCGTTTAAGGAAGCGGCCTCAATCAAATACGGTGAGCCGCCTTACGGACATGCGGAGCTCTCCCCCTTACGCCTTTTTGCCACACGCACGGACATGGATCTTGCTGCAATGCAGGCTGCGCTCAACAAAGCCAAGATCAGTTTCACCGGCCCAGATCAGACTATCCTGGCCATTGCCAAAGCAAACAACCTGACTCCCAAGGCTATCTTTGACGCCATGCGACCGGTGACTGGAGCCGATGCAACAGGCGAGGCAATGCCTGAACAACCTGTAGCCGGTATTGGGCGAAAAAGTTTACAGGCGATATGCGACCAATATAGTCTTGATCAAAAGCATGTATTGACTACTCTCAAAGCAAAAAATATTGTGGGAACTGCGGATCAATCTCTCAAAGATATCGCAGCGGCAAATGGCCTTGATCCCCAATCTGTCTACACGATCATCTATGAAGCTGTCTCTACTCCCTAA
- a CDS encoding rhodanese-like domain-containing protein, whose protein sequence is MQEVYQDISVERLREYMSRRQENDYVLVDVRQPDEYSQGHIPGSVLIPLAEIPSRLNELPVDKDVVVYCRSGHRSKAAALFISSRPYVAATVFNMEGGILAWNGHLLPAIPNLKVYDLEGTEQEILYRAMDLEKGADRFYTALRERYQAVDWAESLTALAGAEEAHAHLIYQQWAKGEVDPPNFEGLYESLAGDIVEGGYTCAALLESLEEQPLEPCRATLEMALTVEYSAYDLSRNIAHRLQGTPLEAMFNAIAEEEKAHMRLAAEALRLCPTQPG, encoded by the coding sequence ATGCAGGAAGTGTATCAGGATATAAGCGTGGAACGTCTGCGGGAATATATGTCCAGACGTCAGGAGAATGACTACGTTTTGGTCGATGTTCGCCAGCCCGATGAGTACTCACAGGGGCATATTCCCGGATCGGTGCTCATCCCTTTGGCGGAAATACCCAGTCGCTTGAATGAGCTCCCGGTGGACAAAGACGTTGTGGTGTATTGCCGTTCCGGCCATCGCTCCAAGGCGGCGGCACTCTTTATCTCTTCAAGGCCCTATGTTGCCGCGACCGTATTTAATATGGAAGGGGGAATTCTTGCCTGGAACGGGCACCTGCTGCCGGCAATTCCAAATCTGAAGGTCTATGACCTGGAGGGGACCGAACAAGAGATCCTCTATCGGGCCATGGACCTGGAAAAGGGGGCCGATCGGTTTTATACGGCCCTACGTGAGCGGTATCAAGCCGTTGATTGGGCGGAGAGCCTGACCGCCCTAGCTGGAGCAGAGGAAGCCCATGCGCATCTGATTTACCAGCAGTGGGCCAAGGGTGAAGTGGATCCCCCAAACTTTGAGGGGCTCTACGAATCACTGGCTGGGGATATTGTCGAGGGAGGCTATACCTGCGCGGCGCTTTTGGAAAGCCTTGAAGAGCAACCGCTGGAGCCCTGTCGGGCGACCCTTGAAATGGCTCTGACTGTTGAATACTCGGCCTATGATCTTTCTCGAAATATCGCCCATCGTTTACAGGGGACCCCTCTTGAGGCGATGTTTAATGCCATTGCCGAGGAAGAAAAAGCGCATATGCGTCTGGCCGCAGAAGCACTGCGGCTTTGTCCAACGCAGCCAGGGTGA
- a CDS encoding DUF1104 domain-containing protein: MKSLKKTLIVLGALMMVATAAWAVDYSKMSNDELSSYRGQLYNATQDEWHAFHTEWWKRLSEMGPQEREKYMGPGMMKRVMGQGYGMGQGMGQNMGKGMGKGRGYGHHGCYRPCWNNTNGPATPPAAQQ; encoded by the coding sequence ATGAAATCCCTGAAAAAAACTCTGATCGTTCTTGGCGCTTTGATGATGGTTGCCACCGCCGCCTGGGCTGTGGATTACTCCAAGATGTCCAATGATGAACTGAGCAGCTATCGCGGTCAGCTCTACAATGCCACCCAGGACGAATGGCACGCCTTTCACACCGAGTGGTGGAAACGGTTAAGCGAGATGGGACCACAGGAGCGAGAAAAATACATGGGCCCCGGTATGATGAAACGTGTCATGGGGCAAGGATACGGCATGGGGCAAGGCATGGGACAGAATATGGGCAAAGGCATGGGAAAAGGACGAGGCTACGGTCATCATGGCTGCTACCGTCCCTGCTGGAATAACACCAACGGTCCTGCAACTCCACCGGCTGCACAGCAGTAA
- the selB gene encoding selenocysteine-specific translation elongation factor, with protein MREIILGTAGHVDHGKTSLIRTLTGIETDRLKEEKKRGITIELGFAYLDLPCGHRLGIVDVPGHEKFIRNMVAGAAGMDLVAFVIAADEGIMPQTEEHFEICKLLGVKDGLIVLTKKDTVEEDWLEMVTEEVREFFQESFLAEAPIVAVNSLTGEGFDTIKQVLDAKVAAIHFQDEFGPFRMAVDRVFTMKGFGTIITGTSISGRIETGDELMFYPGGLTAKIRGIQVHGEEVTIVEAGHRTAINLQGIEKEEINRGDMAATPGSLIATTLLDASFHYLSSATKELKNRSQIRVHIGTREIVGRIILLESEALAPGETTHVQLRLQEPVAVWPGDHYVVRSYSPITTIGGGTLLKASPKKRKRTLEKDRELNRSYFEELEAADTEQQLLLLAQESGYTGITAEQMSARSGIFSKKLKKHLQRPISAGEILVVDSESQRMVAASVAEGLSQQILALLETFHNNNPLKNGVAKEELRSQMRPVVDVRVLHSLLTGLYKKGLIEQDGAEVKLSGHEVQLQVNEQEMEQKISSLYTEAGLAPPILKDVLADFTEFPEKQIRQVLDLLIKKGELIKVSEVLFFHAPAIAQLQKDVVEVIRNEGEIDAQRFKDLTGLTRKFSIPLLEYFDKIKLTIRIDNKRVLRKSE; from the coding sequence ATGCGTGAAATAATTCTTGGCACCGCAGGTCATGTTGACCACGGCAAAACAAGCCTGATCCGTACCCTCACCGGCATTGAAACCGACCGTCTCAAAGAAGAGAAAAAACGAGGCATTACTATCGAGTTGGGCTTTGCCTATCTTGATCTCCCCTGCGGGCACCGCTTGGGTATTGTCGATGTTCCGGGACATGAAAAATTTATCCGCAACATGGTGGCCGGAGCCGCGGGCATGGATCTGGTGGCTTTTGTCATCGCGGCAGATGAAGGGATCATGCCGCAGACTGAGGAGCATTTTGAGATTTGCAAGCTCCTTGGTGTCAAGGACGGGTTGATCGTCCTTACCAAAAAAGATACGGTCGAGGAAGACTGGCTTGAGATGGTCACCGAGGAGGTGCGTGAATTCTTTCAGGAAAGTTTTTTGGCCGAGGCGCCGATCGTTGCGGTGAATTCGCTCACGGGCGAAGGCTTTGACACCATCAAACAGGTACTGGACGCCAAGGTTGCAGCTATTCATTTTCAAGATGAATTCGGTCCCTTTCGCATGGCTGTTGATCGAGTCTTCACCATGAAAGGCTTTGGTACCATCATCACCGGTACCTCCATTTCAGGTCGTATCGAGACCGGTGATGAGTTGATGTTTTACCCCGGCGGCCTGACCGCCAAGATTCGCGGCATTCAGGTACACGGAGAAGAGGTTACCATTGTCGAGGCGGGCCATCGCACCGCAATCAACCTCCAGGGCATTGAAAAGGAAGAGATCAACCGTGGGGACATGGCAGCCACTCCGGGAAGTCTTATTGCCACCACCCTGCTCGATGCCAGCTTCCACTACCTGAGTTCAGCAACTAAAGAACTGAAAAACCGCAGCCAGATACGCGTCCATATCGGCACCCGCGAAATAGTCGGTCGGATTATTTTGCTTGAGAGTGAAGCCCTTGCCCCTGGCGAGACCACCCATGTGCAGCTGCGCCTCCAAGAACCGGTGGCCGTCTGGCCGGGTGATCATTATGTGGTGCGCAGCTATTCACCCATCACGACCATTGGTGGCGGTACCCTGCTCAAGGCATCTCCCAAAAAACGCAAGCGTACCCTGGAAAAAGATAGGGAGCTCAATCGCAGCTATTTTGAAGAGCTGGAGGCTGCCGACACCGAGCAACAGCTGCTGCTTTTGGCCCAAGAGAGCGGTTACACCGGTATTACAGCCGAACAGATGTCGGCTCGCAGTGGTATTTTTAGTAAAAAACTCAAAAAACATCTCCAGCGCCCCATCTCAGCCGGGGAAATTCTGGTGGTCGACTCTGAAAGCCAACGCATGGTAGCAGCCTCTGTTGCCGAAGGGCTCAGCCAGCAGATTCTCGCCCTTCTTGAGACATTTCATAACAACAACCCACTGAAAAACGGTGTCGCCAAAGAAGAGCTCCGTTCACAGATGCGACCGGTGGTGGATGTGCGTGTGCTCCATTCCCTCCTCACTGGTCTCTACAAAAAAGGGCTGATTGAACAAGATGGAGCGGAGGTCAAGCTGAGTGGTCACGAGGTGCAGTTGCAAGTCAATGAGCAGGAGATGGAACAGAAAATATCCTCACTCTATACCGAGGCTGGTTTAGCCCCCCCGATCCTCAAAGATGTCCTGGCCGACTTCACCGAGTTTCCCGAAAAGCAAATTCGTCAGGTCCTTGACCTCCTGATCAAAAAGGGCGAGCTGATCAAAGTGAGCGAAGTCCTCTTTTTCCACGCACCTGCGATTGCCCAGCTTCAAAAAGATGTGGTCGAGGTGATTCGCAATGAGGGAGAGATTGATGCCCAGCGTTTTAAAGATCTCACTGGGCTCACCCGTAAATTCTCCATTCCCCTGCTGGAGTACTTCGATAAAATCAAGCTGACCATTAGGATAGACAATAAGCGGGTGCTGCGTAAAAGCGAGTAA
- a CDS encoding sigma-54 dependent transcriptional regulator translates to MRILIVDDEALQRKLLGGFLEKQGFLVIEAGSGQEAIDQFLQQPVDLVLLDHRMPDLMGDAVLARIKEINPLSRVIMITAFGAVDTAVRVMQLGADDFLEKPVDLETLLTKIRSIEDAILINEDVVQVEESIDANGLPVRMIATSTAMQQVLSLALRAAPSPWTVLINGETGTGKDLIARLIHQLSPRNDKPFIPLNCAAVPEGLFESELFGHEKGAFTGAANRRRGVFEQANQGTLFLDEVGELPLAVQAKLLRALQEKTITRVGGEQQFPVDVRIVAATNRDLKAMSLEGKFREDLYFRLNVITIDIPPLRQRKEDIPALIEFLLAKYDSDARFDDQALQQLTKYHFPGNIRELEHILQRTVTLARSAQIGLRDLPPEIRDYRGPESENGDLNHKLAELERQMLMDALEKNNGVQTHAAESLGISERVLRYKMEKLGINKNLKL, encoded by the coding sequence ATGCGCATATTGATAGTTGATGATGAAGCCCTTCAACGCAAATTACTTGGTGGTTTTCTTGAAAAGCAAGGCTTCTTAGTGATTGAAGCAGGTAGCGGTCAAGAAGCCATTGACCAGTTTCTGCAGCAGCCTGTGGATCTTGTTCTGCTTGATCACAGGATGCCTGATCTCATGGGGGATGCAGTCCTTGCCCGAATCAAGGAAATCAATCCACTCTCCCGTGTCATTATGATTACCGCCTTTGGTGCCGTGGACACAGCCGTCCGTGTCATGCAGCTGGGGGCAGACGATTTTCTGGAAAAACCCGTTGACCTGGAGACGCTCCTCACCAAGATACGCTCCATTGAAGATGCAATCTTGATCAATGAAGATGTGGTTCAGGTGGAAGAGTCCATTGATGCAAACGGCTTACCCGTACGCATGATTGCCACCAGCACCGCCATGCAGCAGGTCCTTTCTCTGGCGCTGCGGGCCGCCCCAAGTCCCTGGACGGTACTCATCAATGGCGAGACCGGAACCGGCAAAGACTTGATCGCCCGTTTGATCCATCAGCTCAGTCCACGAAACGACAAACCTTTTATTCCGCTCAACTGCGCGGCTGTGCCGGAGGGGCTCTTTGAATCAGAACTCTTTGGCCATGAAAAAGGCGCATTCACTGGAGCCGCCAACCGACGGCGGGGAGTCTTTGAACAGGCGAACCAAGGGACCCTCTTTCTTGATGAGGTCGGCGAACTGCCCCTGGCGGTGCAGGCAAAACTCCTTCGTGCTCTGCAGGAAAAAACCATCACCCGGGTTGGAGGTGAGCAACAATTCCCGGTGGACGTACGCATTGTTGCTGCGACCAACCGCGATTTAAAGGCTATGTCTCTTGAAGGAAAATTTCGCGAGGATCTTTACTTTCGCCTCAACGTCATCACCATTGATATTCCACCACTACGGCAGCGTAAGGAAGATATTCCGGCCCTGATTGAGTTTCTTCTGGCAAAATATGATAGTGACGCTCGTTTCGATGACCAGGCCCTGCAGCAACTCACCAAGTACCACTTTCCAGGAAATATCAGAGAGTTGGAACATATCCTTCAGAGGACGGTAACCCTGGCCCGTTCAGCGCAAATCGGCCTGCGGGATCTTCCGCCGGAGATACGTGATTACCGGGGACCGGAGTCAGAAAATGGTGATTTGAACCACAAGCTGGCTGAGCTTGAGCGGCAGATGCTCATGGACGCCCTGGAAAAGAACAACGGCGTGCAAACCCATGCGGCAGAGTCCCTGGGAATCAGTGAACGGGTGCTCCGCTATAAGATGGAAAAGTTGGGGATTAACAAGAATTTGAAACTGTGA
- a CDS encoding HAMP domain-containing sensor histidine kinase: MSSKRLSLPSWVMNLLGFGVLIALVIGAFGWQMFAIQKDLYRNTRSRAQMMAAIIEKNLENGELATTTIDTLVANFLGDKARFVAYLNDVDPLQGEELEALARETGLLGLSLVSRSGITVSGPTDWLHSPPQCPPTGTELTYDKAGQRVLYSSAQSSTIGCIVVGMDASTILTLQQKSGLAVLLNNLTQLPGIEYLRMEQGKTDAQPLPVRLLQEQKSMVAEVRLETSRGLLVLGLDATNHHHRVHQLQRQFLFFTCLLLGLGIFFSWVLYRVQQRDLERTRHYDHLLAKEHEAAALGRATATIAHEVRNPLNAINMGLQRIVLESDELTADQQQLIAAMKESVRRAGYIITELQRFTRPLVPRIEQTDPRHIIERVLLLYQQQMDDQSIKLDFLPGPPLSLHADVDLLAELVENLLRNAIEAQLTGGFIRLQWLQRDTVWQLNLTSGGFMLSPEETARLGEPYFTTKTRGTGLGLALCHKIAEAHGGSLELVPDFLKNELTIQLILPCTQG; encoded by the coding sequence GTGAGCAGCAAGCGCCTTTCCCTCCCCTCCTGGGTTATGAACCTTCTGGGATTTGGCGTTCTCATCGCACTGGTCATTGGAGCTTTTGGTTGGCAGATGTTTGCCATTCAGAAAGATCTCTATCGTAATACCCGCAGCCGCGCACAGATGATGGCGGCGATCATTGAAAAAAATCTGGAAAATGGAGAGCTGGCCACCACCACCATAGACACCCTGGTGGCCAACTTTCTTGGTGACAAGGCCCGGTTTGTCGCCTACCTCAACGATGTCGACCCGCTGCAGGGTGAAGAGCTTGAAGCTCTTGCCCGCGAGACCGGACTTCTGGGCTTAAGCCTGGTCTCCCGCTCGGGTATAACCGTAAGCGGCCCTACTGACTGGTTACATTCCCCACCGCAATGCCCTCCAACAGGAACCGAGCTCACCTACGACAAGGCTGGGCAGAGAGTTCTCTACAGCTCTGCACAATCAAGCACCATTGGCTGTATTGTGGTAGGCATGGATGCCTCGACCATTCTCACCCTCCAGCAAAAATCGGGTTTAGCTGTTCTCTTGAACAACCTTACTCAGCTACCGGGTATCGAGTACCTCCGCATGGAACAAGGAAAAACAGATGCGCAGCCCCTACCTGTTCGTCTGCTGCAAGAGCAAAAGAGCATGGTTGCAGAAGTACGCCTAGAAACCTCGCGAGGTTTGTTAGTGCTCGGCTTGGACGCGACCAACCATCACCACCGTGTCCATCAGTTGCAACGCCAGTTCCTCTTTTTTACCTGCCTGCTTCTGGGCTTAGGGATCTTTTTCTCCTGGGTTCTCTATCGGGTACAACAGCGCGACCTGGAACGTACCCGGCACTATGACCACCTGCTGGCAAAAGAACATGAGGCCGCTGCCTTGGGCCGTGCCACCGCCACTATTGCTCATGAGGTCCGTAACCCTCTCAATGCCATCAATATGGGACTGCAGCGCATTGTTCTGGAATCTGATGAGCTTACCGCTGATCAGCAGCAACTTATCGCTGCTATGAAAGAATCGGTTCGCCGAGCCGGATATATCATTACTGAACTGCAGCGCTTTACTCGCCCACTGGTGCCCAGAATCGAACAAACCGATCCCCGGCACATTATCGAGCGTGTCCTCCTTCTCTACCAGCAGCAGATGGATGACCAGTCCATAAAGCTTGATTTCCTACCAGGCCCACCTCTGAGTCTGCACGCGGATGTGGACCTGCTGGCCGAACTGGTCGAAAATCTGCTGCGTAATGCCATTGAGGCCCAACTCACAGGTGGCTTTATCCGGCTCCAATGGCTGCAGCGTGACACCGTATGGCAGCTCAATCTTACCAGTGGTGGTTTTATGTTAAGCCCCGAGGAGACAGCCCGCCTGGGTGAGCCCTACTTCACCACCAAAACCCGCGGCACCGGCCTGGGACTGGCCCTGTGTCATAAGATTGCCGAGGCCCATGGGGGCAGCCTTGAGCTTGTACCGGATTTTCTAAAAAATGAACTCACCATTCAACTTATTCTTCCCTGCACTCAAGGGTAA
- a CDS encoding Hpt domain-containing protein, which yields MNAQAYRQTVKEHLKTAYLLNDEKIESMIPVFLATLHTHMNRLAELAAIGDTEQLGKASHAVKGALLNIGLLDLAETAYTLEKQCISGSCPENYHDMITDLQYTVTRFSEEW from the coding sequence ATGAATGCACAAGCCTACCGACAAACCGTCAAGGAACATCTCAAAACCGCCTATCTCCTCAATGACGAGAAAATCGAATCCATGATCCCGGTGTTCCTGGCTACCCTGCATACCCATATGAACCGGCTGGCAGAGCTCGCAGCTATCGGCGATACAGAACAACTGGGCAAGGCCAGCCATGCGGTCAAGGGCGCCTTACTCAATATCGGCCTGCTGGATCTGGCAGAAACCGCTTACACCTTGGAAAAACAGTGTATAAGCGGTAGCTGCCCCGAAAATTACCACGATATGATCACCGATCTTCAGTATACGGTGACCCGCTTTAGTGAGGAGTGGTAA
- the tilS gene encoding tRNA lysidine(34) synthetase TilS: MASHNSQLHPLEYTIKQLLVAQNLLHKGQSLLVGVSAGPDSMALLHILAALSPQLNLRLVAAYIDHRIRPSETGAEWDCVQTAAARLGCTAVKATVHVREHAKQKGQSLEQAARELRYQAFTELAKQWNTELLAVAHTADDQAEEVLLRLFRGGGLRALSGMRYRTGTTLRPLLDVRKEVLLSYLDEQAVAYCQDSSNDDRQFLRNRVRLELFPLLEREYDPGIRQALLKTAANLQQDEDLLASLVEECWQKVVRLSREDRLALPLAELSRSPFKEFHSALQRRLMEKLLWEMDNTARYEQILALCTLAIQGRKGQELHLAKGLRVQVQREYLCFSYPQGRGSLRGRL; this comes from the coding sequence ATGGCGTCTCATAATTCCCAACTCCATCCCCTGGAATATACGATCAAGCAGCTTCTTGTTGCGCAGAATCTGCTGCACAAGGGGCAGAGCCTGCTGGTTGGCGTTTCTGCAGGGCCTGACTCCATGGCTCTTCTCCATATTCTGGCAGCATTGAGTCCACAATTGAACCTGCGTTTGGTTGCCGCCTATATTGATCACAGGATCCGGCCAAGCGAGACTGGCGCCGAGTGGGACTGCGTGCAGACGGCTGCCGCTCGTTTGGGCTGTACTGCTGTCAAAGCGACGGTACATGTGCGTGAGCATGCCAAACAAAAGGGACAGTCTCTTGAGCAGGCGGCCCGGGAGTTACGTTACCAGGCCTTTACCGAGCTGGCAAAACAATGGAACACCGAGTTACTTGCAGTTGCTCATACCGCAGATGATCAGGCAGAAGAAGTGTTGCTCCGACTTTTTCGGGGCGGCGGTCTGCGAGCATTATCAGGTATGCGGTATCGCACCGGTACCACACTCCGACCGCTTTTAGATGTGCGCAAAGAGGTCTTGCTGAGCTACCTTGACGAGCAGGCTGTGGCCTACTGTCAGGATTCCAGCAACGATGATCGACAATTTCTTCGGAACCGGGTTCGGTTGGAGCTTTTCCCCCTTCTGGAGCGCGAGTATGATCCCGGTATTCGCCAGGCATTGCTGAAAACTGCAGCGAATCTTCAGCAGGATGAGGATCTTCTGGCATCACTTGTCGAGGAGTGCTGGCAAAAGGTTGTACGTCTGTCCCGGGAGGACAGATTGGCCTTGCCTCTGGCTGAACTGAGTCGTTCCCCTTTTAAAGAGTTCCATTCGGCGTTGCAACGACGCCTGATGGAAAAGCTTCTCTGGGAGATGGACAATACCGCTCGCTATGAACAGATCCTCGCTCTCTGTACCCTGGCCATACAGGGGAGAAAAGGACAGGAGTTGCACCTGGCCAAAGGGCTACGTGTCCAGGTGCAGCGCGAATATCTATGCTTCTCCTATCCCCAGGGGCGTGGCTCTCTCCGGGGCCGTCTGTAA